A part of Clostridium novyi genomic DNA contains:
- a CDS encoding HDIG domain-containing metalloprotein, with product MFFYRIKQFYMAVTAKITFNDEKFLENYLNKQELNLFNKLSINEKAHSIRVAKDIINVCIENKLDKKYFTKLALLHDIGKIQGNLNILEKSLLVILNKISKGKIKKFSNIHKINIYYNHGEIGAKILRKQGYDERFLYLVKNHHNNDIIEDMDLNILKQCDDRN from the coding sequence ATGTTTTTTTATAGAATAAAGCAATTTTATATGGCAGTTACAGCTAAAATAACTTTTAATGATGAAAAGTTTTTAGAAAATTACCTAAATAAGCAGGAACTTAATTTATTTAATAAGTTATCTATAAATGAAAAAGCACATAGTATAAGAGTTGCTAAAGATATAATAAATGTATGCATTGAAAATAAATTAGATAAGAAATATTTTACCAAACTAGCATTGTTACATGATATAGGTAAAATACAAGGAAATTTAAATATTTTAGAAAAATCTTTATTGGTTATTTTAAATAAAATTTCAAAGGGAAAAATAAAAAAATTTTCTAATATACATAAGATAAATATTTATTATAACCATGGAGAGATAGGTGCAAAAATATTAAGAAAGCAAGGATATGATGAAAGATTCTTGTATTTAGTTAAAAATCACCATAATAATGATATAATAGAAGATATGGATTTAAATATACTAAAACAATGTGATGACAGAAATTAA
- a CDS encoding transcription repressor NadR: protein MDSRQRREYIKEILNNNYKPKKGKEFANKLGVTRQIIVKDIAILRASGLNIIATPEGYIIPKDDKHLLEKIVAVCHNKDNIQEELQCIINNGGIIKDIIVEHPLYGQIKSIIMVKTLYDVEKFIKKISNEKFEPLLSLTSGVHLHTIQYKNEESIKEVIRKLKDKGYLMEE from the coding sequence ATGGATTCAAGACAAAGAAGAGAGTATATAAAAGAAATATTAAACAATAATTATAAACCTAAAAAAGGAAAAGAATTTGCAAATAAGTTAGGGGTAACTAGGCAGATCATTGTTAAAGATATAGCTATATTAAGAGCTTCAGGATTAAATATAATAGCTACTCCAGAAGGATATATTATACCTAAAGATGATAAACATTTATTAGAAAAGATTGTAGCTGTTTGTCATAATAAAGATAACATACAAGAAGAGCTTCAATGCATTATCAATAATGGTGGAATAATTAAAGATATAATTGTAGAACATCCTTTATATGGACAAATAAAGTCAATAATAATGGTTAAAACATTATATGATGTTGAAAAATTTATTAAAAAAATTAGTAACGAAAAATTTGAACCCTTACTATCTCTTACAAGTGGAGTCCATTTACATACAATTCAATATAAAAATGAAGAAAGTATTAAAGAAGTAATTAGAAAATTAAAAGATAAAGGGTATCTTATGGAAGAATGA
- the gyrA gene encoding DNA gyrase subunit A: MNNQGNIVPIDISKEMQRSYIDYAMSVIVGRALPDVRDGLKPVHRRILYSMHELGLTPEKGYRKSARIVGDVLGKYHPHGDTAVYDALVRMAQDFSIRYTLVDGHGNFGSVDGDGAAAMRYTEAKMTKVTLELLRDINKNTVDFIPNFDGEEKEPSVLPSRFPNLLVNGSSGIAVGMATNIPPHNLTEVINGINKFIDNPEISVAELMTEIKGPDFPTSGIIVGKSGIRKAYETGRGKVILRSRAEIEEDKGKSRIVVTEIPYQVNKARLIENIANLVKDKRINGISDLRDESDREGMRIVIELKRDANANVVLNQLYKHTKMQDSFGIIMLALVNGEPKVLSLKEVLRHYIKFQEEVITRRTQFDLDKALARAHILEGLRIALDHIDEVIRLIRGSKTTGEAKEGLMNKFGLSEKQATAILDMKLQRLTGLEREKIEEEYAKLMENVKYFRQILSDKSLLLKIIKDELNEIKTKYGDERKSEIIQDEGNDIDIEDLIEEKDVVITLTHAGYIKRLPVETYSAQKRGGRGIQAMTTKEDDFVEHIITASTHDNILFFTNLGRVYQLKAYQIPEAGRTAKGMNLINLIPLDKEEKIQNVIYLKEFKEDTFLIMGTKKGLIKKTSLDKYASIRKNGLNAINLREDDELISVRVTTGDCNVIYATKNGYAIRFDENDVRPMGRTATGVKAITLREDDEVVSMEVASENRDLLVVSENGYGKRTHIDQYTLQRRGGKGVITYKISEKTGLLIGARFVEDKDELMLINDSGIAIRINVSDISTTSRNAMGVTLMRTVNNEKVVTMAKVNISEIEDDCNNICTSEDEEGNNDLSENNSVEINEENIQE, from the coding sequence ATGAACAACCAAGGTAATATTGTACCGATAGACATAAGTAAGGAAATGCAAAGAAGCTATATAGATTATGCTATGAGTGTTATTGTTGGTCGTGCACTTCCAGATGTAAGAGATGGATTAAAACCAGTACACAGAAGAATTTTATATTCCATGCACGAATTAGGGTTAACACCCGAAAAAGGATACAGAAAATCTGCAAGAATAGTTGGAGATGTTTTAGGTAAATATCATCCACATGGAGATACTGCTGTATATGATGCTTTAGTTAGAATGGCTCAAGATTTTTCAATTAGATATACTTTAGTAGATGGTCATGGTAATTTTGGTTCTGTAGATGGTGATGGCGCTGCTGCCATGAGATATACAGAAGCTAAAATGACTAAAGTTACTCTTGAACTTTTAAGAGATATAAATAAAAATACAGTAGATTTTATTCCAAACTTTGATGGAGAAGAAAAAGAACCATCTGTTTTACCTTCTAGATTTCCAAACCTTCTTGTAAATGGATCATCTGGTATAGCTGTTGGAATGGCTACTAATATACCTCCTCATAATTTAACTGAGGTTATAAATGGTATAAATAAATTTATAGATAATCCTGAAATTTCTGTTGCTGAATTGATGACAGAAATAAAAGGTCCGGATTTTCCAACATCAGGTATTATAGTTGGTAAATCTGGTATAAGAAAAGCCTATGAAACTGGTCGTGGAAAAGTAATACTAAGATCAAGAGCTGAAATCGAAGAAGATAAAGGTAAATCAAGAATTGTTGTAACGGAAATACCTTATCAAGTAAATAAAGCTAGACTTATAGAAAATATAGCTAACCTTGTTAAAGATAAAAGAATAAATGGAATCTCAGACCTTAGAGATGAATCAGACAGAGAAGGTATGAGAATTGTTATAGAATTAAAAAGAGATGCTAATGCAAATGTAGTATTAAATCAGTTATACAAACATACAAAAATGCAAGATAGTTTTGGAATAATAATGTTAGCACTTGTAAATGGAGAACCAAAGGTTCTTAGTTTAAAAGAGGTATTAAGACATTATATAAAGTTCCAAGAAGAAGTTATAACAAGAAGAACCCAATTTGATTTAGATAAGGCTTTAGCTAGAGCACATATTTTAGAGGGTCTTAGAATTGCCCTAGATCATATTGATGAAGTTATAAGGTTAATTCGTGGATCAAAAACAACAGGAGAAGCAAAGGAAGGTCTTATGAATAAATTTGGACTTTCTGAAAAACAAGCAACAGCTATACTTGATATGAAACTTCAAAGACTTACTGGCCTTGAAAGAGAAAAAATAGAAGAAGAATATGCAAAATTAATGGAAAACGTAAAGTATTTCAGACAAATACTTTCAGATAAATCTTTATTATTAAAAATAATAAAAGATGAGCTAAATGAAATCAAAACTAAGTATGGTGATGAAAGAAAATCAGAAATTATTCAGGATGAAGGCAACGATATAGATATAGAAGATTTAATAGAAGAAAAAGATGTTGTTATAACATTGACTCATGCTGGATATATAAAAAGACTTCCTGTAGAGACTTATAGTGCTCAAAAAAGAGGGGGTAGAGGAATACAAGCAATGACAACAAAAGAAGATGATTTTGTTGAACATATAATAACAGCTTCTACCCATGACAATATATTATTCTTTACTAATTTAGGAAGGGTATATCAGCTTAAAGCTTACCAAATTCCTGAAGCAGGTAGAACAGCAAAAGGAATGAATTTAATAAATTTAATTCCTCTTGATAAAGAAGAGAAAATTCAAAATGTTATATACTTAAAAGAATTCAAAGAAGATACATTCTTAATTATGGGAACTAAAAAGGGTCTTATAAAGAAGACATCTTTAGACAAATATGCATCTATTAGAAAGAATGGATTAAATGCTATAAATTTAAGAGAAGATGATGAGCTTATTAGTGTAAGGGTTACTACTGGAGATTGCAACGTTATATATGCTACAAAGAATGGTTATGCAATTAGATTTGATGAAAATGATGTTAGACCAATGGGAAGAACAGCAACAGGAGTTAAAGCCATTACATTAAGAGAAGATGATGAAGTTGTAAGTATGGAAGTAGCATCAGAAAATAGAGACTTATTAGTTGTAAGTGAAAATGGATACGGAAAAAGGACGCATATTGATCAATATACACTTCAAAGAAGAGGTGGAAAAGGGGTCATAACTTATAAAATATCTGAAAAAACAGGATTACTTATAGGTGCAAGATTTGTTGAGGATAAAGATGAGTTAATGCTTATAAATGATAGTGGTATAGCTATAAGAATTAATGTTTCTGATATATCAACTACAAGTAGAAATGCTATGGGTGTTACTCTTATGAGGACTGTAAATAATGAAAAAGTAGTAACTATGGCTAAAGTAAATATAAGTGAAATTGAAGATGATTGTAATAATATATGTACTTCAGAAGATGAAGAGGGTAATAATGATTTATCAGAAAACAATTCTGTAGAGATTAATGAAGAAAATATACAAGAATAA
- the gyrB gene encoding DNA topoisomerase (ATP-hydrolyzing) subunit B: MDKKQVYDESQIQVLEGLEAVRKRPGMYIGSTGIRGLHHLVYEIVDNSIDEALAGFCQNIKVYIHKDNSVTVKDDGRGMPVGIHPKMKRPTVEVIMTVLHAGGKFGGGGYKVSGGLHGVGASVVNALSKYCKVEVRREGHIWMQEYKKGKVASELEIIGDSDEKGTLVYFEPDDEIFEEVQFDYDTLAHRLRELAFLNKGIRITLIDEREEEKKQEFHYEGGIKSFVSYLNRNKQTLHEDPIYVEGNKDDYLVEVALQYNDTYNDNIFAFANNIDTIEGGTHLAGFKSALTRALNDYARRYGYLKEADKNLSGDDTREGLTAVISVKLTDPQFEGQTKTKLGNTEVRGIVDSIVFERVSEFLEENPNTAKTVIEKSLTAARAREAAKKARELTRRKSVLESTALPGKLADCSSKDPSECEIYIVEGDSAGGSAKQGRDRRFQAILPLRGKIMNVEKQRLDKILNSEQIRAMITAFGAGIGKDFDIEKIRYHRIIIMTDADVDGAHIATLLLTFFYRYMRELVEGGHVYIAQPPLYQVKKGKIIRYSYSDNELQQVLTEIGGKDKNTEIQRYKGLGEMDATQLWDTTMNPEHRTLVKVTIDDAMRADEIFTILMGDKVEPRREFIEENAKRVVNLDI, encoded by the coding sequence ATGGATAAAAAACAAGTATATGATGAATCGCAAATACAAGTACTTGAAGGCTTAGAGGCTGTTAGAAAAAGGCCAGGAATGTATATTGGAAGCACTGGAATAAGAGGGCTTCATCATTTAGTTTATGAAATAGTAGATAATAGTATAGATGAAGCTTTAGCTGGTTTTTGTCAAAATATAAAAGTATATATACATAAAGATAATTCAGTAACAGTTAAAGATGATGGAAGGGGTATGCCTGTAGGTATTCACCCAAAAATGAAAAGACCAACTGTTGAAGTTATAATGACTGTATTACATGCTGGTGGAAAATTTGGTGGAGGTGGATACAAAGTATCAGGAGGTCTTCACGGAGTTGGTGCATCTGTTGTTAATGCTCTTTCTAAGTATTGTAAAGTTGAAGTTAGAAGAGAAGGTCATATATGGATGCAGGAATACAAAAAGGGAAAAGTTGCAAGTGAATTAGAAATCATAGGAGATTCTGATGAAAAAGGAACACTTGTTTATTTTGAACCTGATGATGAAATATTTGAAGAAGTACAATTTGATTATGACACATTAGCTCATAGGCTAAGAGAACTTGCTTTTTTAAATAAAGGAATAAGAATAACATTAATAGATGAGAGAGAAGAAGAGAAAAAACAAGAATTTCATTACGAAGGTGGAATAAAATCTTTTGTAAGTTACCTAAATAGAAATAAACAAACTCTTCACGAAGATCCAATTTACGTTGAAGGCAACAAAGATGATTATTTAGTTGAGGTAGCTTTGCAATATAACGACACATATAATGATAATATATTTGCTTTTGCCAATAATATAGATACCATTGAAGGTGGAACTCATTTAGCAGGATTTAAATCAGCTCTTACTAGGGCATTGAATGATTATGCTAGAAGATATGGATATCTAAAAGAAGCTGATAAAAATTTATCTGGTGACGATACAAGAGAAGGACTTACTGCTGTAATTTCAGTAAAACTTACAGATCCTCAGTTTGAAGGTCAAACTAAAACAAAGCTAGGAAATACTGAAGTTAGAGGTATTGTTGATTCAATAGTATTTGAAAGGGTAAGTGAATTTTTAGAAGAAAACCCCAATACAGCCAAAACTGTAATAGAAAAATCTCTTACAGCTGCAAGGGCTAGAGAGGCTGCAAAAAAAGCAAGGGAACTTACAAGAAGAAAAAGTGTTCTTGAAAGTACAGCATTACCTGGAAAACTTGCAGATTGTTCTTCTAAGGATCCTTCAGAGTGTGAAATTTACATAGTCGAAGGAGATTCTGCCGGTGGATCAGCAAAACAAGGAAGAGATAGAAGATTTCAAGCTATTTTACCTTTGAGAGGTAAGATTATGAATGTTGAAAAGCAAAGGCTTGATAAAATATTAAATTCTGAGCAGATAAGGGCCATGATAACAGCTTTTGGAGCTGGTATAGGAAAAGATTTTGATATAGAAAAAATAAGATATCATAGAATCATTATAATGACCGATGCTGATGTGGATGGAGCTCACATAGCAACACTATTATTAACATTTTTCTATAGATACATGAGAGAATTGGTTGAAGGTGGGCATGTTTATATTGCTCAACCTCCTTTATATCAAGTTAAAAAAGGAAAAATTATAAGATATTCTTATTCTGATAATGAATTGCAACAAGTTTTAACTGAAATAGGTGGAAAAGATAAGAATACAGAAATTCAAAGATATAAGGGTCTTGGAGAAATGGATGCTACTCAATTATGGGATACTACAATGAATCCAGAACATAGAACTTTAGTAAAAGTAACAATAGATGATGCAATGCGTGCTGATGAAATTTTTACAATACTAATGGGGGATAAGGTAGAACCTAGACGTGAATTTATAGAGGAAAATGCTAAAAGAGTTGTTAACTTAGATATATAA